Proteins from a single region of Juglans microcarpa x Juglans regia isolate MS1-56 chromosome 5S, Jm3101_v1.0, whole genome shotgun sequence:
- the LOC121267353 gene encoding pterin-4-alpha-carbinolamine dehydratase 2, mitochondrial translates to MIRMLRIPFLSLYTPKVSSASLFGDLLVNHERYSSSIRVTEILKDHVGVSSNRNSLCGFRTFCTGQDLSTKKCVPCASEDLRPMTEEAANELIRQVAGWNLVNESGMLKLNRSWRVKSFTKGLELFTRVAVVAEAEGHHPDLHLVGWNNVTIEIWTHAVGGLTENDFILAAKISELNLQSLLRRKASD, encoded by the exons ATGATTCGGATGCTAAGGATcccctttctttctctctatACGCCTAAG GTGTCATCAGCGTCCTTGTTTGGAGATCTACTTGTTAATCATGAGCG TTACAGTTCCAGTATACGAGTAACGGAGATACTTAAGGACCATGTGGGAGTTTCATCAAATAGGAATTCACTTTGTGGATTTAGAACTTTTTGCACCGGCCAAG ATTTGTCAACTAAGAAGTGTGTGCCATGCGCCTCAGAGGACCTGCGACCCATGACCGAGGAAGCAGCAAATGAGCTAATTCGACAG GTAGCCGGATGGAATTTGGTCAATGAAAGTGGCATGCTGAAGCTGAATCGGTCATGGAGAGTGAAGAGTTTTACCAAAGGATTGGAATTATTTACACGCGTAGCTGTGGTTGCAGAAGCAGAGG GTCACCATCCAGATCTTCATCTTGTTGGATGGAACAATGTAACAATCGAAATATGGACACATGCAGTTG GTGGACTTACTGAAAATGACTTCATACTTGCTGCGAAGATAAGTGAACTTAACTTACAAAGCCTGTTGAGGCGAAAAGCTTCCGATTAA